aattaaGTTGAAAAgagtaaatttatataaattcaagtgaattaaaaaactttcagtaaatttataaaattctagagaattccaaagaattcagggtgaatttcaaatctcttcaaatcttcaaaaccctacaaaataccgcacatttcatgaataaattcttcaaaatgcacacaaatattattaaattccgtGATATTGTaagatgatattttctgaaatcatagaaaatttattaaaatacattgacagttttgaaatcccttgaattcattgaaatcctcggaaatcctataaaataacgtgaaaccttaaaaaaatttaaaaccttctacgtcctgtaaaattcaactttaaatactttgaacatgggaatcgacttttttcaacaaaaaaatcccaatcgattttttttgttgatctcAAGATGTTTCTGGGATTACATAATACCATAATCAATCGAAAAATCTTTTGTACCACACTTGACCGAAATAGCCACCTTTTTCTTCTGATAATAGGGGCGAAAATAGCATATATTTCCCGCAAACTTCATTTGcgtggcgaaagtaaaatttgcggagcgaaagtgaaatttgcggggcgaaagtgaaatttgCGGTGCGAGCATAAAATTACGGGGCGAAAATAGAAATtggcggggcgaaagtaaaattagccgAGAGAAAGTGAAATTAGCggggcaaaaataaaattatcaatgtNNNNNNNNNNNNNNNNNNNNNNNNNNNNNNNNNNNNNNNNNNNNNNNNNNNNNNNNNNNNNNNNNNNNNNNNNNNNNNNNNNNNNNNNNNNNNNNNNNNNCCTCCTTTTTCCCCTCATAATAGAggcgaaagtagcatatatttccTGAAAACCTCGTTTGCGgaacgaaagtaaaattagcggggcgaaagtaaaatttgccgAGTGAAAGTGAAATCagcagggcgaaagtaaaatcagcagggcgaaagtaaaattagcggggcagaagtgaaattagcggggcgaaagtaaaattagcgggacAGAAgtgaaattagcggggcgaaagtaaaaattagtcgatcaGAATTCAAGGCGCGAACAAAGCTACAGAAAAAGGCGACGGATCCGCTTTTCAGGGCCAAAAGGTGGCCACGGTCGAGAGTGGAATAAAATACTATATGCAACACGGATCGAAAGTAGATGCTTCGCTCGGGCAATAAACGCAGCTTCGGAGAAAATGGGAtccttttaattcttcaatttttaagcaactaTTTGTATTCTCTCATCGATTTTTTCCggatagagaaagaaaaaaattaccacaGCAACTGCCTCGCTGTCAACCATTTCCGCAGGCGACATCGCTGCCAGATAAGAGATGTTAATCAGCGCATAGCAGAGGGTCACCAAAGGAATTCCAATCATGATCGACCTTGGTAAATTCTTGGACGGATTCTTGATCTCTTCCGTAACataattcaaattattccatCCATCATAAGCCCACAATCCTGTATAAAAAGCAGTCGCCAATTTTCCAATATTCAGACCTTCATCATCGTTCCCCAGATCATTTCTGAATTTGAATGGATCCCTCAGATGTTGCGTGTTACCCAGGATCAACTTGTAAGACCCTCCAACGATGACGACGAGGATCGCTATCAATTTTGCTGCCGTGAATGCATTTTGGACTCCGGTTGCTAAATTGACACTGTAGCAATTCACCAGGAGTATGACAACAATTGCCAGGAGTGCGACAAGTTTTACAACTTCCTGCGGAGGATCACATTCAGCAACGAAAGCCTCGACGGCATATTGGGCAAATGAGAGGCAAATTATCGCCATTTGCGAGGGTTTTAGGACCAGTGTTGACACCCAGGAGAAGAGAAACGCCGGTGGGGCGCCAAAGGCGTCCATGAAGTAGGCGTACTCTGCACCGCTGCTGGTGTTCATGGTAcctgcaaataaataaaaagttacccTGTAGCTGAAAGCTTTCAATAGTTGAAAGCtcatgtgcagaattcctgaaaacaaaaccaataatccaacgaccaaatttgaacaacgcaaaataaaatttgagcaGGTAAGGGGCCAACTTAAGTTACGTAACGCATTGTAGGCCCTCTCTAAGCCCCCACCTCCCCCCTGTAgcaaaccgtaacaaaatatttctaccccccgCCCCCTTCTTACTTTACTTAATTTTTAGTTagacaccaaactctcgctttcagtcaagtgtcgggggttgccttcaaatggccttggactgatttcggggggacagaaatGTAAACAGTGAGGGttgcctgactcgtttccaagtggaatatatataatgtcgcaaccgctctcgccctactcccatAGGAAACTGCacgagccagcagttctaggaaggctgagaacggggtgactaaaagcgagagtttggtgtatttaaaattttgttaatttctcaATTTACTTTAAACCAATTTCGAATATAAAAGATAGCTTTTTAACAAagcacttcaattttcaacaaaataattaaggtttaaacataataattgcattttcatcctaaaacgataaattcccaacaaaaaagtgtcataatttatatgacaaaaaaacagaattttcaaaaccaaaaagacgaattttcaacaaattaagatttttcccccaagaaagaaagaaaaatgtatataaattgttgaaccttaaagccaaaagacgaattttctatacaaacgttgaatttttaaacaaataatatgacttttcaagaaaaaattaatttttcacgaaagtggtgcatttttaccagaaataaatacttaaaaaaaatatgaccttgaacctgacgcgataaaggtcagcggacaccaggttcataatcagcgaccccaaaaacctataacatatttttttaaattgttttaccattttttctcgatttgaccttcaaatgaccttcaaatgaccttgaacctgaagcgatagagttcaacggatgccagattcgtaattagcgactccNNNNNNNNNNNNNNNNNNNNNNNNNNNNNNNNNNNNNNNNNNNNNNNNNNNNNNNNNNNNNNNNNNNNNNNNNNNNNNNNNNNNNNNNNNNNNNNNNNNNtgatttacaaaaaaagttctatggttcaaaaaaaaattttgttcaatagaaaaaagaggttggtaatgtaggaattccactgtgtcgcatgcccttaaggtaAAAAAATCCACGCGCAAATCTCCGCTGAATTTTACAGATGTTatcagaaattattaattaactaaattaataatactaatttgaacaaacaaaataattgtttaaacaaggtttgaaaaataattctctttatccaaaatttgttcactaacttactatcaaaattaTGATGcagttataattttgaaaaaataatttaattaataaaattattaaatttcgaaatttataaaatgaataattttgtactTTGTAATCCTTCaatatattctaattttaaaaatttatttaaaattacttgataaTTGCATATcaagttctattaaaaaatatttatacaacaatatataaagataaaaaatccGACACtttctgataaattaattaattaaaattaattattaattaattttcaacctaaatgatgaattatcaaaaaaaaatatgaatctttcctggaacagttgaattaagaaaatacttaattttcggcttaaacaatgaatctttaactgaaatagttgaattttcaaacaaaaattaattttcactaaaagcgATAAGTTCtcaaataaaactgaaataattgagttttaagttaaaaatgtcaattttcaaccaaaaagcatgtattttttaaaacaaaatcgatCAATCTTTCACGaacgatttgaatttttaattacagaaaacaaatatttaaccaacccgttgaattttgaactaaaaaatagtcattttgaacagaaaatagaatagttacatctttaataaaaaaaaaagaatttttaacgtaaatgatgatttttcaattaaatttatcaatattaaactggaatactAGAATTTCTgaacaatgagatgaatttttaaacagaaagaataattttaaaacaaaaaggtgccttttccacaaaaaatataattttttaacaaaatgcatacatttttaaccaacgacttcaattttcaattagagaaagcaaatatttaatcaaacagttgaactttgaactaaaaaaaaaacagaattttgaacataaaataaaatagtttaatttttagtacaaaaaaaaataattttcaatctaaacgatgaaatttcaactaaaatgataaatatttaactggaatacttgagtttccaaccaaagagatgaatttttgaacaataagaataattttaaaagaaaaaggtgtattttctaccaaaaataccattttttaacaaaatccacaCTTTTTAATGAACGAGTTCAattatcaattaaagaaaaaaatatttaaccaacctgttgaattttgaactgaaaaaaaagaattttcaactggaatagatgaattaaaaaaaattcattttcaactaaaacaatgaatctttaactgaaatagttgagtatttaaacaaaaacaaaaattaatttgtactaaaGGCGATAGGTtctcaaccaaaactgaaataattaatttttaagttaaaaatattaattttcagctaaaaaggatgtattgttaactaaaaaagatcattttttaaccaaaaattgaataattatattcttagtctcaaaaaagaatgttcaaccaaagagatgaatttttaactaaaattatagaatattcgaCTGGAATAATGGATtcatttaccattaaaaaaaaaaaaaataatatataattttcaataaaaagcaaaagcaaaatttcgagaaaaaattgtttttcatccaaagaaaaaacaagttttaaattaaatagctatttttcaaacaactaaatgtatttttaattaaaatgatgaattcaatGACGACAAATTAATGTTCAGCAAAcgagtttaagttttaaccaagtaattttatttccaagctaaaagatgtttttaaacaaaagtgataaatatttaactggaatccttgaattttcaaccgaatattatttttaatcctttacacttctctgacattttttaaagctctgaaaaattccaaggaatttgagaaaatacataaagatatttcaaaacctttaatcattttataaattgctcctcaggatcaattaaatcgaagctcttaaaaattaaaaaaaaaaaaaatacgttaaattaagtggaaaaaagtaaattaatagaaattcaaatttattttaaaaaattccagggaattcataaaattcaagagaaagtgaaatgttaaaaaaaaaccttatacgtcatgtaaaatcgtttcatatcttcagaaatcctagaaaattctttatcgtataatatttcaaaagcttgataatcactttaaaataatgaaattattttttaaaaaattcttattatcttttaaaattccctaaaataattcagattaaaagATCCGGAAAagccttagaagttttaaaaataccctcaaatttgaaaaattctttaaaatgattgaaatctattaaaattttctcgaaatctttataaatgccctgaaatatttcaaagaatgcaaCATAATTCAAAAACCCCGGCTGCCCCACGCAGCTCCTGATACACCTATCTGTGGCGAGACATCAATTCTTGGAAGAGCTGTAGAAGggatggctatagaagggatggCTATAGAAGGGACGGATATAGAAGggatggctatagaagggatggctatagaagggatggctatagaagggatggctatagaagggatggCCATAGAAGGATTATAGAAggttatagaagggaggactattgaaggGCTTCACTGTAtgggtaaaaattgaaatacctTTCCAGACATTTGGAAACCGTATTCTGGGAGTGATGGCCTGGTTGATGCCTCTATCAGTGGCTGTAAGCACTTTTGGATCAGCGAATGGAACTTTGTTTGCTGCTGGTCGACTTTGTTTCGCAGCTTCCAGGGAAGGACATTTGCTCGACTGTTTGAGCTACGTCCATGTTCGTCGCTTCACACCTGCTCCGGGTCTTATTTTTCATTCACTCGTTGCAGGTAAATCATATTCAATATAGTTTATAAATGCGGtataatttacaatataaaaacgAAATTACTCATTATTTAAGTTGTTTATGTtatcgcaaaaaaattaatcaaagtagGCCCCTCTAACGCGACTtattctaccccccccccccccccccacctttcAGTTAAGAGGGTAAACTGGGTGGCGTAGAGTggagaaaaagtacattttttggttcaaaaaattattccggctgaattcaaaattcaatgttAAGAATGtacgcattttgttgaaaaactttatgttttttttttagtagaatggtcatgtttttggttgaattgtatttttattatttaaaaattcatctttttggttggatattcaaGTTTTCCATTTaagtattcatcattttagtcgaaaattaatttttttgatattgggTCGATGGAATGACGGTGTTGATCTACTATTCGTGATATGGTACTTTGCCTaccgaaaataattattaaaaaaacgcaCTTTCAAAGAAATGTTCCAAATTGTGAAACATCAAAACTCTGTCAACAAACGTTCCGACACAGATTTCCTCAGCGATATATACCGTAGTTTAATTCTATCGACTAACAacgtttaaaatatgtatattttctatgtgataaaaacaaatttttcccgcTATATCTTTAATTTTCCAACTGCGATATAGGTGGCTCTAGCGAACATAGAATACTCTCTCTCCACATAACAACGAATATAACCTCACTCCTGGACATGCAGTCATGGTGATGATGAGTGTtgcccacaattttatttatttttaacactaaaatacaCTGCATGTCCAGGAGGGGGTATCGCACttcttttatcttatttaattaacaaaacaataatatatattttttaaaaagtctttctgAACCTCACCTTTATAAATAAGGGTCACGTAACCAAACTCCAATAATGCTTATCTTAAATTAGTATTATAACGACAAATGTAAGTAGAATTACACACATAATCACAGGGAACATCATTccctaacatttttaacgaacacatcttatctttaaaattcttttccactAGTTAAACTAGTTTTACTTCCAAATGTATCCCTGATGAGGCTGGATGTCACCAagcgaaagcttgttttttaataaaaaactaagtaccaTATCACGACTAGTAGATCAACACCGTCATTCCATCGACCCAATATTATTACCTCACGctagttaacaaaaaatttacatctttaagaaattaatttttttggtttgaaatttaaatatcccagtagaagattcatcattttagttaaaaattcatcgtttagattaaaaattattttttttttactaaaaatttaactattctatattcttttcaaaattatttttttttagttcaaaattcaacgggTTGGTGAAAtacttgttttctttatttgaaaattgaagtggttcgttaaaaattgatgaatttaaaaaaaaacggtatttttttataaaaaaggcacctttttgttttaaaattaatcttattgtttacaaattcatctttttggttggaaattcaagttttccagttaaatattcatcattttacttgaaaattaatctttttggtttgaaatttaaatattccagttgaagattcatcattttagttgaaagttcatcgtttagattgaaaattattattttttttactaaaactgtaactattttattttctgttcaaaattaatattattttagttgaagattcatcgtttagattggaaattattattttttttttactaaaactgtaactattttattttctgttcaaaatgattatttttttattttaaaatttaacaggttGGTGAAATACTTGTatcctttatttgaaaattgaagtgattcgttaaaaattgacgaattttgttaaaaaattgtattttttatagaaaaggcacctttttgttttaaaattattcttattctttaaaaatttaccttttctgttggaaattccagtattccagttaaatatttataattttagtagaaaattcaagtcgttcgttaaaaatttatggattctgtttaaaaattgaatttttggtagaaaagacacctttttgttttaaaattaatcgtttacaaattcatcttcttgtttggaaattcaagttttccagttaaatattcatcattttacttgacaattaatctttttagtttgaaatttaaatatcccagttgaagattcatcattttagttgaaaattcatcgtgtagattgaaaattatttttttttactaaaaatttttcaaaattattttttttagttcaaaattcaacgggTTGGTGAAATACTTGTatcctttatttgaaaattaaagtgattCGTTAACAATTgacgaattttgttaaaaaattgtcttttttatagaaaaggcacctttttgttttaaaattattcttattctttaaaattttatcttttctgttggaaattcaagtattccagttaaatatttataattttagtagaaaattcaagtcgtttgttaaaaatttatggattctgttaaaaaattggatttttggtagaaaatgcacctttttgttttaaaattaatcttattgtttaaaaatttatcttttggttggaaattcaagtattccagttaaatattcataattttagttcaaaattaatctttttggtttcaaattcaaatatcccagttgaagattcatcactttagttgaaaattcattgtttagattaaaaaatttttttcacaaaaaatttagctattctattttctgttcaaaattcttttttttttatttcaaaattcgacgggttggttaaatatttgttttctgtaattgaaaatttaagtcgttccttaataatttatgaattttattacaaaattgtattttttgtggaCAAGgcacctttttgttttaaaaataatcttattgtttgaaaattcatctttttgtttggaaattcaagttttccagttaaatattcatgattgtagttaaaaattttttttttatttaaaattcaactattctggttgaagatttattaactttaaaaaaaatttatttaaacaaattatttgttgaaaatgtattttctatcatGTTCAgtaatttaacactttttaagttatattgcaagaaatttgaatggaaacaatatttttttgaaaaaaaattctcttaagagTATTATGGGTAATcttataagcaaatttaataaacaaatgaatttttaaggcatttgtcgtcagaaaaattcgttttttcgatgacaattttttcaaatgtattttaaacaaaaattgaataattatatttgtagtcaaaaaatgaatgttcgaccaaagagatgaatttttaactaaaattatagaatattcggCTGGAATAATGGGttcattttccgtttaaaaaaatacatatatatatatatataatttccaagcaaaaatatgattttaaactaaagtgataaatatttaactggaatacttgaattaaaaaaaaaagaatttttaaacaaggagattatcTTTGagagaaaaagatcatttttgacaaaaaatcgattttttaggaAATCAGCCAGATTGCTGATTTtggaactagaaaagatcaattttcaaccaaaaatgcgacagttaaattaaatttttgccgcaactagttgcatttttcactgaaaaaaaatattcacaattaacAATGTAACAaagttttctattataattcggtaaaaatctgaaaaatacttgaagtattttctttttttttaatttggaagaagtaactttaaaattttgatgaattctgagttggaacagtaattttttaaagtccttttaaatccgaattataattctttaaaagaaccagtggtcacaaaatttgacgacatctttacgacattgttacgacatatttacgacacctttacgatgtcttcacgatatcgtaaagacaccgaaacgacacggacataggatgtcgtaaaaatgtcgtaacattgtcgtaaatacgtcgccaaatgcTGTGCCCACTGGGGAAATTCTCCGCGACTTCAGATAAAGAAATCACTTTTCGAAATTGaccaaagttatttaaaaaatgaaaacttgaattttagtaCGGTCACAAATAAATTCCTGGGTTTTAATTGAATTACCGATCATTTAACGGTTTTATGGCtgagtctttacgacatcgttacgacatctttacgtaGAATGTtgtaaagatgtaacgatgtcgtgaatACTTTGgcaaattttgtgcatactggGCAGTCTCGACACTAGTAGAATTAGCAGGGGTATCGGTAAAGTCCACTAGGATACTGAGTAAATTCTGATAGTGTTCAGGATAAGATTACCAAAGGCATATAGGGTAAATTTGGCTAAGATAATCGGCGTAAATTtggttaataaaataataaaagggtAAACATATTAACAATAATGCCATGAATAACAATGGGTAAACCCATCTAAGGTACCAGTAAAAGTCGGCTTATTCGGCTAAGTTATTCGGGGTAAGGTCGGTTAAAGTATATGGGGTAAAGCTAGTTAAGATACGGGGTAAAGTAATGGGAAAAGTCGGCTAGGGTACGGGACAAGGTTGGCTAAGGTATACGGGATAAAGTCGTTCAAGGTATATGGGGCAAAGTCGCTTAAAACGCGGGGTGAAGCCATCTATGGTACGGCGTAAAAGCGTTGATGTAAGGAGTAAAATCGGCTAAGGTGTTCGGGGTAAATTCAGTTAAGGTATATGGGGTGAAGCGGGTTCAGATACGGAGTAAATTATTGGGAAAAGTCGGTTAGGGTACGGGATAAGGTCGCCTAAGGTATACGGGGTAAAATCCATAAAGGTATATGGGGTAAAATCGTTTAAAACATAGGGTAAAGCACAGGGTAAAGCCAGGGTAAAGAATACTGAGTAAATCATCAAGGATGCTAGGTAAACCCAGTGtgcataaaatttggcgacgtctttacgacatcgttacgatatatttacgacaactttacgacatcctatttctaCGTCAGGATATGGGCTCAGGTCGGCTAAAATATATGGGATAAATTTGGCTAAGGTATTCGAGGTAAATTCATCTAGAGTACGGGGTAAAATAGTTTTGGGAAAAGGATAAGATCGGCTAACGTATACGGGGTGAAGTTGGCTAAGGTATACGGGGTAAAGCCGATTATGATACAGGGTAAATCCATGTAGGGCACTGGGCTAAGTCGCCTAGGGTACGAGGTAAAGTCGGGCAAGGTACATGGGATAAAGTGGGCTAAGGTACATGGGGGTAAAGTCGGTTAAGGTACATGGGGTAAAGTCGGCTAAGGTATACTGGGTAACGGACGGGCGCCCGACCGAAACTATAAGATTTTTTGTCTGGGGTTTACGAAACAGTAATGATAAATAATGATGAAATTTGATTTCTAGGTGCGATGGTATTGTCTGGAAACATCGACTCCCTGATCGATTTCTTCTCCTTCACAGCCTGGATATTTTACGGAGGAGCAATGCTCGCATTGCTAGTGATGCGAAAAACGCGGCCAAATCACCCTAGACCCTACAAATGCCCTCTGATAATCCCTGTACTCGTTCTTGCGATTTCGGCCTATTTGATCGTAGCTCCGATAATTGAAAAGCCTCAAATCGAGTACCTCTACGCAACTGGATTCATCGGAGCTGGAATATTCTTCTACCTCCCCTTCGTCAAATATGGATATGTTCCCAAATTCATGGGTAAGTTAACTCTGcagaaattcaattctttcttcCAAACTCACAATACAAGGAAACCTTcctttccccccccccccctctcttctctttttgctatttttaaacaatgggaattttgcatgaaatgagatacatatttttagaaacttgaagCAGTGACCCAGCAAACATagttacagaacagatctgtaactgttctagaacattTCTATAACTCGGTTACCAGTGTTATCTAACAGTTCTGTAACGGATCTAGAACGCGCTGTGATAAGTGATCTGCAACATTTCTTgaacaattctagaacaattctagaaatttgttacgctgcgttgtaaaaaatctaggaaaATTCTATAgctattttataacaattctacaacagttctagaactgttttGTATCAAGAACTCAGCGCACGTGCTCTTAATGTGTTTCAATATGTAATTCTTTGATCTtcgataataaaaatatatttttatttatattaatacaatttcattagtaaaaaacgtattaattcttttataaatatttatctggACCTTTGGAGGGCACAATGCagataataaagttaatattaataataataataatatagacaaTAATAAAGATCGTCTGTGATTCGTTATAAGTCATAGAATATGAACGCTAGAACGTTATTTCTAGAAATGTTCGTTAACAGATCTCAATTCTTGTTCTTGATTTATTCTAGGACACATTTGTAATaggattctagaacttcgatGTACACTATTACAGCACAGTTTTGGAACAAGCTTAGAGTAATTCttacagaacgtctgtgattTTTCAGTTTTAGAACAATTACGTAACAGCTGTTCTGGAATCTTTattaatctttgttcctaatttattttataacacaCTTGTAACTGGGTTCTAGAACATCGATATAAAACTATTAGGGCACAGTTATAGAACAAACTTGGATGAAATgttatagaacgtctgtgattggcCAGTTATAGAACAATTACGTAACAACTGTTCTGGAACCGTTATtaatctttgttcaaaatttgttctataacatacttgtaacagggttctagaacttcgacaTCACACTATTACGACACAGTGATGTTTgatagttcgagaacagttctatcacaatgttctagaacagttctatcacaatgttctagaacagttctatca
This DNA window, taken from Belonocnema kinseyi isolate 2016_QV_RU_SX_M_011 chromosome 9, B_treatae_v1, whole genome shotgun sequence, encodes the following:
- the LOC117180744 gene encoding cystine/glutamate transporter-like, coding for MHVAPFKRATLGHDPQSINGPPQSQPQNSQQQPQQESGNNNNGTWDLRGGGGGGGGGGVDPVGNSNGANDWENRSPLHKEKGMSGGVGDDEDGGGGSGRLEGTDPEENNPVHLKRRVGLVSGVALIVGTMIGSGIFVSPSGLLTRTGSIGVSFLVWTACGILSLCGALAYAELEKEKNYHSNCLAVNHFRRRHRCQIRDVNQRIAEGHQRNSNHDRPCPQSCIKSSRQFSNIQTFIIVPQIISEFEWIPQMLRVTQDQLVRPSNDDDEDRYQFCCRVRQVLQLPAEDHIQQRKPRRHIGQMRGKLSPFARVLGPVLTPRRRETPTFGNRILGVMAWLMPLSVAVSTFGSANGTLFAAGRLCFAASREGHLLDCLSYVHVRRFTPAPGLIFHSLVAGAMVLSGNIDSLIDFFSFTAWIFYGGAMLALLVMRKTRPNHPRPYKCPLIIPVLVLAISAYLIVAPIIEKPQIEYLYATGFIGAGIFFYLPFVKYGYVPKFMGKLTLNLKQ